The sequence below is a genomic window from Terriglobales bacterium.
CATCGAGCGTTTGTTCGCCTGGTTGCATAACTATCGCCGCGTGGTCACCCGCTGGGAGTACCACGCGGCCAACTTCCTCGGCATGGTTCAGCTCGCGTGCGTTCTGGTCCTGCTGAGACATTTATGAGATGGCTTCTAGTCCTTCGCCTGAACGCCAGCCCCAGCATTCAACCGTCAGCCGCGCGTCTGTCGTTTCGATTGGGCCAAATCAGCTCCGGGCGGACTGCTGGGCGGTTGTGGCCCGGCGACCTTAACCCGAAAACCGCATGACGCCTTAAGGGGTGCTCTGGATTACCTAAACAAAGAACTGCATCCCGTCTAGGCGAATCCCTCGATTGGGCTCTAGTCCGCCTGGCCCTACCCTGCGACAACTTTGGCCACTTCATCGCACGCGTGCCGAACGGTCCCTCGCTCGACACGCGAATCTTTTTTCAGGAGCGGGTGATGTTGAATGGCAGGACGAGCAGAGCATGGATTGCTGCAACGCTGGCTCTTGTGGCGACGGGAGCGGTGGCGCAGAGCGTAAGCATCACAAGTCCGGCGAGCGGCGCCACGGTAGCATCGCCGATGCGGGTGACGGCGACAGCATCTTCCACCAGCGCCGTTACGCTGATGCAGATTTACCTCGACGGCAGCAAAAAGTTCGAAGTCGCCGGCGCCAAACTGGACACTTCGGTTTCAGCCGCCACGGGCATTCACCGCCTGACGGTACAGGCCTACGACTCAGCGGGGCACATTTTCAAGTCCACGATGAGCGTCGCCGTCGGCAGC
It includes:
- a CDS encoding IS5/IS1182 family transposase; its protein translation is IERLFAWLHNYRRVVTRWEYHAANFLGMVQLACVLVLLRHL